From Streptomyces griseorubiginosus, one genomic window encodes:
- a CDS encoding alpha/beta fold hydrolase, with translation MTHYGEIVTNRVPLFRTDVGPSGAPVLLLVHGWGGDGREWSPHVEALAARFRLVVPDLRGHGRSPVPDEGNTPAAMAEDLAALVEALAIGPVVAVGHSMGGQVVNLLAVRHPVLVRSVVALDPAHGAHGAEVDGIPARLAAYRELGAREAAGFVAGAFGADAPAGLRTAHVRTMLGTPDHVVAQAYAGMYTDPGAVGIRIHSEAYLRARTRPALTVWTSAEAADWERGTLHVPESRVEHWSDSGHYLHEEHVGRTVRLLTDWADRAADDRPGVSSA, from the coding sequence GTGACGCACTACGGAGAGATCGTGACGAACCGCGTTCCCCTCTTCCGCACGGACGTCGGACCGTCCGGCGCTCCCGTCCTGCTGCTGGTGCACGGCTGGGGCGGGGACGGCCGCGAGTGGTCACCGCACGTGGAGGCCCTGGCCGCGCGGTTCCGTCTCGTCGTGCCGGATCTGCGCGGGCACGGCCGGTCCCCGGTGCCCGACGAGGGCAACACGCCGGCGGCGATGGCCGAAGACCTGGCCGCCCTGGTCGAGGCACTGGCCATCGGTCCGGTGGTCGCCGTGGGTCACTCGATGGGCGGTCAGGTGGTCAACCTTTTGGCCGTACGGCATCCCGTCCTCGTGCGTTCGGTGGTGGCCCTCGATCCCGCGCACGGTGCCCACGGCGCCGAGGTGGACGGGATCCCGGCCCGCCTCGCCGCGTACCGGGAACTCGGAGCCCGGGAAGCCGCCGGGTTCGTCGCCGGGGCGTTCGGCGCGGACGCCCCGGCCGGCCTGCGCACGGCCCATGTCCGCACCATGCTCGGCACGCCCGACCACGTCGTCGCCCAGGCGTACGCCGGGATGTACACCGACCCCGGCGCGGTCGGCATCCGCATCCACAGCGAGGCGTATCTCCGTGCGCGCACCCGGCCCGCGCTCACGGTGTGGACCTCGGCGGAGGCCGCCGACTGGGAACGCGGCACCCTGCACGTGCCCGAGTCCCGCGTGGAGCACTGGTCGGACTCCGGGCACTATCTGCACGAGGAGCACGTCGGCCGCACGGTCCGCCTGTTGACCGACTGGGCGGACCGCGCGGCCGACGACCGCCCCGGGGTCAGCTCGGCCTGA